The following proteins are co-located in the Dromiciops gliroides isolate mDroGli1 chromosome 2, mDroGli1.pri, whole genome shotgun sequence genome:
- the AJM1 gene encoding apical junction component 1 homolog — MTRTDPPDLLVSTVYQDIKVAAPGPAASGPPCESPMSRPAAPAPFNKRHCRSFDFLEALDGPAMEPRGPERHQQEPPLVAQRCGPPGPELARPRHRGKDGEPKRRARSKSAPRAKTNLVPAAAPASPPVPRRGREVLRAPPREPPSPRREPTYPAMRALANELHPIKLQPQRSSTNRISPLCPASRCVPPPEEPARAPAPAPHVRCRVDIKPDEAVLQHAARASRSVPPAESPAWARVPFPPRGLTVPGPRHMMLSRTPTPSDSYSGEPRAMYCDGPFPGPPSRDYSERGCPPFAAPPGPTKFFYTEEPSGYPTLPAQAFDSYGARPYPGHGLQSYYPEEPQGPSPPRSYYMEEARTYPIQEPPTRSYYGEAPRCYGPRFGDDPRYIEDSRAFSSRFFYTEDYTKYRERDALSRTYPYPRGGSQSWGDWQPLPYRTLQVAPLPPPGPGALLSSWHGGTGTSPPRLATDSRHYSRSWDNILAPGPRREDPLCRGRSYENLLGREPRESRGLSPDGRRPPVVVNLSSSPKRYAALSLSETSLQEKGRAGEGPSRAWYVTPEITITDNDLRAAERRVGGWEHLGGRPPPPAPRPPARDGPASARQRSLEQLDELITDLVIDSKPPTGPTPPDSDSLGRQLRRLLSDGQSRGPPEPELGPEPEAEPEPGSPTSPEAPRRDETAGGSPELSADEDDLMTCSNAKCRRTETMFNACLYFKSCHSCYTYYCSRHCRREDWDVHKASCVYGRVGSVCRHVLQFCRESPPVHRAFSRIARVGFLSRGRGVLFLGFPSPGSAENFLQFGLESLLMSPTYLSLRELGGYADPLGGYGQELQAAGRQYEPAECFLLNVTVAVGPDVPARPSPKSPVPTVRKFAKVALATPGSPERRRRAPRREPEMETLILTPPPGTAGLGQEGEAGRRAREVAFIHIQRELRLRGVFLRHEYPRIYEQLCEYVEANRRFTPTTIYPTDRRTGRPFMCMIMAASEPRALDWVASANLLDDIM, encoded by the coding sequence ATGACCCGAACGGACCCACCGGATCTGCTGGTGTCAACCGTATACCAGGACATCAAGGTGGCCGCCCCGGGCCCCGCAGCCAGTGGCCCGCCATGTGAAAGCCCAATGTCCCGGCCCGCGGCTCCCGCGCCTTTCAACAAGCGCCACTGCCGCAGCTTTGATTTCTTAGAGGCGCTGGACGGGCCGGCCATGGAACCCCGCGGTCCCGAACGGCACCAGCAAGAGCCGCCTCTCGTGGCGCAGCGGTGCGGACCACCCGGCCCTGAACTTGCCCGGCCCCGCCACCGCGGAAAGGATGGAGAACCCAAGCGTCGGGCCCGCTCCAAAAGCGCTCCCAGGGCCAAAACCAATCTGGTGCCAGCAGCGGCGCCCGCCTCTCCCCCAGTCCCTCGGAGGGGCCGTGAAGTGCTGAGGGCTCCGCCCCGCGAGCCGCCCTCTCCAAGGCGAGAGCCCACCTACCCGGCCATGCGTGCGCTGGCCAATGAACTTCATCCTATCAAGCTGCAGCCGCAGCGGAGCAGCACTAACCGCATTTCACCTCTCTGCCCTGCCAGCCGCTGCGTCCCGCCACCTGAGGAGCCCGCGCGGGCCCCCGCCCCGGCCCCCCACGTACGCTGCCGCGTAGATATCAAGCCTGATGAGGCTGTGCTGCAACACGCCGCCCGTGCCTCCCGATCTGTACCGCCAGCAGAGAGTCCGGCCTGGGCACGGGTACCCTTCCCTCCCCGGGGCCTCACAGTGCCTGGGCCTCGCCACATGATGCTGTCGCGCACGCCCACGCCTAGTGACTCCTACAGTGGGGAGCCACGGGCGATGTACTGCGACGGTCCCTTCCCTGGGCCGCCTTCCCGCGACTACTCCGAACGGGGCTGCCCTCCTTTCGCTGCCCCTCCAGGCCCCACTAAGTTTTTCTACACTGAGGAGCCCAGCGGCTACCCAACTCTCCCAGCCCAAGCCTTCGACAGCTACGGCGCCCGCCCCTACCCCGGACACGGCCTCCAGTCCTACTACCCTGAGGAACCCCAGGGGCCCAGCCCTCCACGGAGCTACTACATGGAAGAAGCTCGTACCTACCCCATCCAGGAGCCCCCCACTCGTTCCTATTACGGGGAAGCCCCACGCTGCTATGGTCCCCGCTTTGGAGATGATCCCCGCTACATAGAAGATTCTCGGGCCTTCTCCTCCCGCTTTTTCTACACTGAGGACTATACCAAGTACCGCGAACGGGATGCCCTCTCCAGGACTTACCCGTACCCCCGGGGAGGGAGCCAGTCCTGGGGAGACTGGCAACCCCTCCCCTATCGCACCCTACAAGTTGCTCCCCTTCCGCCTCCCGGGCCTGGGGCATTGCTATCCTCTTGGCATGGAGGCACTGGCACCAGCCCACCTCGGCTGGCCACAGACAGCCGCCACTATTCTCGCTCGTGGGACAATATACTGGCGCCGGGCCCACGCCGAGAGGACCCTCTGTGCAGGGGCCGCAGTTATGAAAACCTGCTGGGCCGCGAGCCAAGGGAATCCCGGGGCCTCTCCCCCGACGGCCGACGGCCTCCGGTTGTGGTCAATTTGTCCAGCTCTCCCAAGCGGTACGCGGCTTTGTCGCTGTCGGAGACGTCCCTGCAGGAAAAGGGCCGGGCTGGGGAAGGACCGAGCCGCGCCTGGTACGTCACCCCGGAGATCACCATCACTGACAACGATCTGCGCGCTGCGGAGCGTCGGGTGGGAGGCTGGGAACACCTCGGAGGCCGCCCTCCTCCACCGGCCCCTCGGCCCCCGGCTCGTGACGGCCCCGCCTCAGCTCGGCAGCGCAGCCTGGAGCAGCTGGACGAGCTTATCACCGACCTGGTCATCGACTCCAAGCCCCCCACGGGTCCTACGCCACCGGACAGTGACAGCCTGGGCCGCCAGCTGCGCCGACTCCTGAGCGACGGGCAGAGCCGGGGGCCGCCCGAGCCGGAGCTAGGGCCCGAACCCGAGGCCGAGCCAGAGCCCGGATCGCCTACCAGCCCGGAAGCCCCACGACGAGACGAGACGGCCGGCGGCTCCCCGGAGCTGAGTGCGGACGAGGACGACCTCATGACGTGTTCCAACGCCAAGTGCCGCCGCACCGAAACGATGTTCAACGCCTGCCTCTACTTCAAGTCGTGCCACAGCTGCTACACCTACTACTGCTCGCGCCACTGCCGCCGGGAGGACTGGGATGTGCACAAGGCCAGCTGCGTCTACGGCCGAGTGGGCAGCGTGTGCCGCCACGTGCTGCAGTTCTGCCGCGAAAGCCCGCCGGTGCACCGCGCCTTCTCGCGCATAGCGCGCGTGGGCTTCCTGTCGCGCGGCCGCGGGGTCCTCTTCCTGGGCTTTCCCAGCCCGGGTTCGGCAGAGAACTTCCTGCAGTTTGGCCTGGAGAGCCTGCTGATGTCGCCCACTTATTTGTCCCTGCGCGAGCTGGGCGGCTACGCCGACCCGCTGGGAGGCTATGGACAGGAACTGCAGGCGGCCGGGCGCCAGTACGAGCCAGCCGAGTGCTTCTTGCTCAACGTGACAGTAGCCGTGGGGCCCGACGTGCCGGCACGGCCGTCGCCCAAGAGCCCGGTGCCCACTGTGCGCAAGTTCGCTAAGGTGGCCCTGGCGACGCCCGGGAGCCCCGAGCGAAGACGGCGCGCACCTCGGCGCGAACCCGAAATGGAAACGCTGATCCTGACGCCGCCGCCCGGCACAGCGGGCCTGGGCCAGGAAGGCGAAGCCGGCCGGCGCGCGCGCGAGGTGGCCTTCATCCACATCCAGCGCGAGCTGCGTCTGCGCGGTGTCTTCCTGCGCCACGAGTACCCACGCATCTACGAGCAGCTCTGCGAGTACGTGGAGGCCAACCGGCGCTTCACTCCCACCACCATCTA